The sequence CCGATCGCCAGGGCGCGCATCATCGGCGGACCAGCCCCCAGAACGCGGCCAGCCAGGCGAACCAGGCCGCCGAGCGGACCAGATGGTCCTCCAGCAGCGGGTCGGCCAGCCGGGAGAAGGTGGGGAACTCGTCGCCCGCGTTCAGCACGAAGGTCGCCCCTTCGAAGACCCCGAAGACGGTGACCGGCAGCAGCCACCAGAGCGCGCCGGACGGCAGCCGGGCCGGCGCGGGCCGCCGGGGCACCCGATTGCTCAGGCCGACCCAGATCAATGCACCGCCGGTGCCCAGCGTGAAGAGGTTGGCCTGGGCGGAGAAGGACGGGAACTGGCCACCGACCAGGGCGAGACAGATCAACATCGGGACGGTGACGACCGGACGGTCCCAGGCTCGGGGCGCCTCGGCGGTGAGCTCTCGGGGGTGATCCATCACCCGATTGTCCCCACCTGCACGGAGCGCGGGTAGCCCGCTACGCCCCGGAGTCAACCCGGATATCAGGCCGTCAGCTCGGCGCGGATCCGGTCCATCACCTCGTCGACCGTGCCCCGCCCGGTGAAGCCGGCCGCGAAGCGGTGCCCGCCGCCGCCGAGCGCGATCGCCACCCGGCTCACGTCCACGGCGCCCTTGCTGCGCAGCGAGACCGCCCACTCGGCGGGCGCGACCTGCTTCACCACGCAGCTCACGTCCGCCTCGGCGGTGCAGCGCACCGAGTCGATCAGTGCCTCCAGCACGTACGCCGGCTGGTCGTACCGGGCCAGGTCGTCGTGAGTGGCGTACGTCCAGACCAGGCCGCGCCCGGCGGCAGCGGCCGGTTCCAGCCGGGCCCGGCCCAGCACCTCGCCGAACAGCCGGACCGCGCCGAACGGCCGGGTGTCGAAGATCCGCCGGGAGATGTCCCCGGGACGGATGCCGGTGGCCAGCAGCCGGGCGGCCATCCGGTGCACCTCGGGCGTGGTGGCCTCGAAGCGGAACGAGCCGGTGTCCGTGCTCAGCGCGACGTAGAGGCAGGTGGCGATCTCCGCGTCGAGCGGCACCCCGAGCCGGTCCAGCAGCCCCTCGGCGACCACCGAGGTGGCCGCCGCGTGCGGGTCCACCAGGTGGATGTCGCCGAACCCGGTGTTCGAGGCGTGGTGGTCGAGCACCAGCACCGTACCGGCCTTGTCCAACCGGTCGGCCAGGTCGCCCAGCCGGGACTCGCTCGCCGCGTCGAAGCAGATCACCAGGTCCGGCTCCGGGTACGCGTCGTCCTGCGGCACCAGCAGGTCGAGCCCGGGCAGCCAGCGGAACGGCTCGGGCACCTGCGGCGGCCCGGGAAAGGTCGCCTGGAGATGCCGTACGCCCCGGCGGCGCAGGCCCAGCCCGAAGCCGAGCATGCTGCCCAGCGCGTCGCCGTCCGGGTTGACGTGGCAGATCAGCAGCACCCGCGCGTCGGTGGGGAGCCCGCGTACGGCCGCGAGGGCGGCCGCCCAGTCGGTGTCGGTCGGGCCGGCACCGGCCGGCGTACCGCCCTCGGCCGAGGAGATCACTGCCGCTCGCCGCCGCGCGGCTCGTCGCCCTCGGTCTCCTCGGCCTCGGCGTCCTCGTCGGCCAGCCGGTACGGCTGCGCCTCGCCCGCGTACTGGGCTCTGGCCGCCAGCCGCTGCACCTCGGCGTCGGCGTTGCGGGCCGCCGCCAGCAGGTCGTCGATGTGCTTGACCTGGTCCTGCACGTCGTCGAGGACAAACGTCAGGGTCGGCGAGTGGCGCAGCCCGAGGGCCTTGCCGACCGTGCTGCGCAGCATGCCCTTGGCGCTCTCCAGCGCGGCGGCGGTGCTGGCCTGGGCCGCCGCGTCGCCCAGCACGGTGTAGAAGACGGTGGCGTCCCGCAGGTCGGCGGTGATCCGGGCGTCGGTGATGGTGATCATCCCGAGCCGGGGGTCCTTGATCTGGCTCCGCACCACCGACGCGACCAGTTCACGGATGCGCTCCGCGTGCCGGCGTACCTTGGCCGGATCCGTCATGTCCCCCACCTCCAGGGCTCTCTGCTCCCGGCCGGAACCGACGGCGCGGGGCGCCGCCGGGTCCGACCGCCCAACATCCCGAACACTACCCGCGCCGGCCCGCCGCTCGCCCAGCGCCGCCGGTGCAAGGAAGGGCACCCGGTTAACCGCCTCGTGGGGGTGCAGGAGCCCTTCCAGACGCCTGTGGCGGGGCTCAGTCCTCCGCGCCGTAGAGGCGGCGACGGACGGACAGCAGCTCGGTCTCCGGGCGGGCGGCCACCAGGCGCTCGCAGGAGTCGAGCACCTCGCGGACGTGCGCCGGCTCGGCGGCCACCACGGCCACCCCGATCTCGGCCCGGCCGTGCAGGTCGAGTGCCCCGACCTCGGCGGCCGACACCTCGAACCGGCGCAGCGCGGCGACGATCGGCCGGACGTACGAGCGCTTGGCCTTCAGGGACCGGGAGTCCGCCGGCAGCAACAGGTCGAAGTGTGCGGTTCCGGTATACACGGCGAGCAACGGTACGCCGCCCCCGCCGGCCGGGTCACCCCTTTTCGGCCGACGGCTCCCGCGACGGCTGCAGGTCGCTGCGCGGCGCGACCGCCACCAGCACGTCCCGGTCGATCGCCTGGTCGACCCGGTGGGCGAGATCACGCCAGCCGGGCCCGTCGACCACCCGCAGGCCCGCCCCGGTCAACACCGCCTCGGCCGCCGCCCGGGGCGCCACCAGGGTGTTCCAGGACAGCCCCAGCGCCCCGCCGGGGCGCAGCAGCTCCCGCCAGACCGGCACGGCCGCCGTGAGCAGGTCCAGCGGGCTGCGGGACAGCCCCTGCCCGGTACGGCTGCCGTGCGCCACCCCGTACGGCGCGTCGGTCACGATCACGTCCGCGCAGGCCGGCCGCAGCACCTCCCGGGCACGGGTGGTGTCGGTGTGCAGCACGGTGACCCGCTGGGTGGCCCCGGTCCGATGGTCGTCGCGGGACGGCGCAAGCACCGCCTCGAACCGCCGGGCGACCAGCTTGCGGTCCCGGCGCACCGGCACCGTGTCCGCGGTGTGCTTGAGCCGCTTGCGGCGCAGCCAGGTACGCAGGAACGCCGCGTACGCGTCCACGTCCTTGCCGTCGTGCTCGACGCCGATGCCGTCGTAGCCGTACATCAGCGCCTGGTTGAGCGTGGTGCCCCGGCCGCAGAGCGGGTCGAGCACCACCAATTGCCGGTCCAGCATGCCGCCGGCCGAGGCGGAGGCCAGCACGGTGACGTTGAGCAGCAGCCGGGTGAACTGCTCGTTGGTCTTGCCCGCGTACTTGGGGATGGTGATCAGGTCGGAGTCGTACCGGGCGAGGGGGTGCAGCGGCACCGGCCGGAGCAGGTCGTCGCCCACCCGCTCGAACAGCGCGTACGCCGCCGACAGGTTGGCCAGGTAGGCCAGGTCCCGCCCGCCCAGGTCCGGGTTGGAGGCGGTGAAGGTCAGGTACTCGACCCCGCCGATCCGCTCCACCGCGACGTCGGCCGGGGCCGTGTCGAGCACTCCCGAGCCGGCGAAGACCGCCAGCTCGGCGCGGGCCAGGCGGCTGACCGCGTCGGCGTAGACCCGGTTGGCGGAGGGGGCGAGGAGCAGCGCGTACCTGAGCACGCGGGAGATTTTGTCGCAGCCCGCGGAGACGCCGACGGCCGGGGCCCGCAGGCCCCGGCCGTCGCCGGTTGTTCACGCCGCTCAGGCGCGCGGCTTCTCCCGCATCTCGAAGGTCTCGATGATGTCGCCGACCTGGACGTTGTTGAAACCGCCCAGCGTCAGACCACACTCGAAGCCCTCGCGGACCTCCGTCGCGTCGTCCTTGAACCGCTTGAGGGAGCTGATCGTGAGGTTGTCCGCCACGACCGCCCCGTCCCGCAGCAGCCGCGCCTTGGTGTTGCGGCGGATGATGCCGGACCGGACGATGCAACCGGAGATGTTGCCGATCTTGGACGAGCGGAAGACGTCGCGGATCTCCGCGGTCCCCAGCTCGACCTCCTCGTACTCCGGCTTGAGCAGCCCCTTGAGCGCGGCGTCGATCTCCTCGATGGCCTGGTAGATGACGGTGTAGTACCGGATCTCCACGCCCTCGCGGTCGGCGATCTCGCGGACCTTGTTGGCGGCCCGCACGTTGAAGCCGATGATCGTGACCGCCTCGGACGAGGCGCTCGCGAGCATGACGTCGCTCTCGGTGATCGCACCCACGCCCCGGTGGATGATCCGCAGCTGGACCTCCTCCGGGATGTCGAGGTTGAACAGCGCGTCCTCGAGGGCCTCCACGGAACCGGAGCCGTCGCCCTTGAGCACCAGGTTGAGCGAGGTCTTCTCGCCCTCCTTGAGCTGCTCCATGAGCGTCTCGAGGGTCGCCCGGCCACGGGAGTTGGCGAACGCCGCCGCCCGCCGCCGCGCCTGCCGCTGCTCGGCGATCTGCCGCACGGTCCGGTCGTCCTCGGCGGCCAGGAAGGTGTCACCCGCACCCGGCACCGTGGTCAGACCCAGCACCATGACCGGACGCGACGGACCGGCCTCGTCGACCGGCTTGCCGTTCTCGTCCAGCATGGCCCGGACCCGGCCGTGCGCCCCACCGGCGACGATCGAGTCGCCGGCCCGCAGGGTGCCCTTCTGCACCAGCACGGTCGCCACCGAACCGCGGCCCTTGTCCAGGTGCGCCTCGATCGCGACACCCTGCGCCGGCCCGTCGATCGGAGCGGTCAGCTCCAGCGACGCGTCGGCGGTCAGCAGCACGGCCTCCAGGAGGTCCTCGATGCCGATGCCGGGCTTCGCGGCCACGTTGACGAACATGGTGTCGCCGCCGTACTCCTCGGCGACCAGCCCGTACTCGGTCAGCTGCTGGCGAACCTTGTCCGGGTTCGCCTCCGGCTTGTCGACCTTGTTGACCGCGACCACGATCGGCACGTCCGCCGCCTTGGCGTGGTTGAGCGCCTCGATGGTCTGCGGCATCACACCGTCGTCGGCCGCGACCACCAGGATCACGATGTCCGTGACCTGGGCACCACGGGCACGCATGGCGGTGAACGCCTCGTGACCCGGGGTGTCGATGAAGGTCACCGCGCGGTCCTCGCCCTCATGCGGGACGCGGACCTGGTAAGCGCCGATGTGCTGGGTGATGCCACCCGCCTCGCCAGCCACGACGTTCGCCTTGCGGATCGCGTCAAGCAGCTTGGTCTTACCGTGGTCGACGTGACCCATGACGGTCACCACCGGCGCACGGCTGACCAGGCGGTCCTCCGACACCACCGCGTCGAGGTCGATGT comes from Micromonospora viridifaciens and encodes:
- the infB gene encoding translation initiation factor IF-2 — translated: MAGKARVHELAKELGVESKTVLAKLKEMGEFVKSASSTVEAPVARRLRGAFVASAGGSSAPAAPAAAAPSQAPTPAPSPTPSAPRVSAKPMPPRRPAAPTPGPKPKGPVPGPPQPATPVAKPASAHDIEVAAAEARAAALKAEQEAAVKAAQAARQQQRENVRREPPTEGGPRPGPRPGPGAMPPRPGSPAAGRPGAPTPGPAARPGRPPARGAGNNPFGIQGGQQQRPPAAGAGGPRPSPAGMPPRPSPASMPPRPSPASMPSQRPTTGRPGGPGGGRGGPGGGAGRPGGGGGGFRGGPGGGGGGGGYRGGPGGGGGGGGYRGGPGGGGGAPGGGFRPGAPAGGGGRPGGGGRGRGGGAAGAFGRPGGRPTRGRKSKKQRRQEFDNLSAPTMSSGAPRGQGQVVRLSRGASLSDFADKINANPGSLVQEMFNLGEMVTATQSCSDDTLLLLGEHLGFDVQIVSPEDEDRELLAQFNIDLDAVVSEDRLVSRAPVVTVMGHVDHGKTKLLDAIRKANVVAGEAGGITQHIGAYQVRVPHEGEDRAVTFIDTPGHEAFTAMRARGAQVTDIVILVVAADDGVMPQTIEALNHAKAADVPIVVAVNKVDKPEANPDKVRQQLTEYGLVAEEYGGDTMFVNVAAKPGIGIEDLLEAVLLTADASLELTAPIDGPAQGVAIEAHLDKGRGSVATVLVQKGTLRAGDSIVAGGAHGRVRAMLDENGKPVDEAGPSRPVMVLGLTTVPGAGDTFLAAEDDRTVRQIAEQRQARRRAAAFANSRGRATLETLMEQLKEGEKTSLNLVLKGDGSGSVEALEDALFNLDIPEEVQLRIIHRGVGAITESDVMLASASSEAVTIIGFNVRAANKVREIADREGVEIRYYTVIYQAIEEIDAALKGLLKPEYEEVELGTAEIRDVFRSSKIGNISGCIVRSGIIRRNTKARLLRDGAVVADNLTISSLKRFKDDATEVREGFECGLTLGGFNNVQVGDIIETFEMREKPRA
- the rbfA gene encoding 30S ribosome-binding factor RbfA, whose translation is MTDPAKVRRHAERIRELVASVVRSQIKDPRLGMITITDARITADLRDATVFYTVLGDAAAQASTAAALESAKGMLRSTVGKALGLRHSPTLTFVLDDVQDQVKHIDDLLAAARNADAEVQRLAARAQYAGEAQPYRLADEDAEAEETEGDEPRGGERQ
- a CDS encoding DUF503 domain-containing protein, with the protein product MYTGTAHFDLLLPADSRSLKAKRSYVRPIVAALRRFEVSAAEVGALDLHGRAEIGVAVVAAEPAHVREVLDSCERLVAARPETELLSVRRRLYGAED
- a CDS encoding DHH family phosphoesterase, coding for MSSAEGGTPAGAGPTDTDWAAALAAVRGLPTDARVLLICHVNPDGDALGSMLGFGLGLRRRGVRHLQATFPGPPQVPEPFRWLPGLDLLVPQDDAYPEPDLVICFDAASESRLGDLADRLDKAGTVLVLDHHASNTGFGDIHLVDPHAAATSVVAEGLLDRLGVPLDAEIATCLYVALSTDTGSFRFEATTPEVHRMAARLLATGIRPGDISRRIFDTRPFGAVRLFGEVLGRARLEPAAAAGRGLVWTYATHDDLARYDQPAYVLEALIDSVRCTAEADVSCVVKQVAPAEWAVSLRSKGAVDVSRVAIALGGGGHRFAAGFTGRGTVDEVMDRIRAELTA
- a CDS encoding TRM11 family SAM-dependent methyltransferase yields the protein MLRYALLLAPSANRVYADAVSRLARAELAVFAGSGVLDTAPADVAVERIGGVEYLTFTASNPDLGGRDLAYLANLSAAYALFERVGDDLLRPVPLHPLARYDSDLITIPKYAGKTNEQFTRLLLNVTVLASASAGGMLDRQLVVLDPLCGRGTTLNQALMYGYDGIGVEHDGKDVDAYAAFLRTWLRRKRLKHTADTVPVRRDRKLVARRFEAVLAPSRDDHRTGATQRVTVLHTDTTRAREVLRPACADVIVTDAPYGVAHGSRTGQGLSRSPLDLLTAAVPVWRELLRPGGALGLSWNTLVAPRAAAEAVLTGAGLRVVDGPGWRDLAHRVDQAIDRDVLVAVAPRSDLQPSREPSAEKG